GAAAAGTCTTGCCCATTCCCAGCGGCCAAGTCACCGGTGCGCACTGGATATTAAGTACCGACTCAACCTCATCCAGCAATTCCACTGGGTCGCGTGTTTCACGGTCCATCTTGTTAATGAAGGTTATGATGGGTGTGTTGCGCATACGGCACACGTTGAGCAATTTGATGGTTTGCGTTTCCACGCCCTTGGCGGCGTCAATAACCATCAGCGCGGAATCTACAGCGGTGAGCACGCGGTAGGTATCTTCGGAAAAATCCTGGTGGCCTGGAGTATCGAGCAAATTTACGACATGGTTACGATATTCGAATTGCATCACTGAGCTGGCTACAGAGATACCGCGTTGCTTCTCGATATCCATCCAGTCGGATGTTGCGTGGCGACCACTCTTGCGAGCCTTCACCGTACCCGCCAATTGAATCGCGCCGGAAAATAGCAGTAATTTTTCGGTCAGCGTGGTTTTGCCCGCATCCGGGTGAGAGATGATGCCGAAGGTGCGACGGCGCGCCACTTCGCGCGTGATTAAATCACGCGAGACAGGTACGGGTGTGTCAATTGCTTGTAGTACAGGCTGTGTTACAGAATCCGTTGCCATGATGATTGTTCTCGTAAAAATATGTATACCAATAAATTAAATACTTCTAACCAGCTCTAAAATACCGGGACTAATTTAGGGCAATACTGAACAAGTCCCTCCGTTCGGGCTGAGCCTGTCGAAGCCATTTGCAAGTTATTAATTTGCAGGGAGTGCGTTTCGACAGGCTCAACGCGAACGGATTTATTCAGCGTAGCCTTAGCGAATATCTCCGTCCACATAAAACCATCGTTCACCTTCGCGCACGAAGCGACTCACTTCGTGCAGTCGGTGTGCACGACCACCCACTTTGTAGCGTGCCACAAACTCCACTATGGCGCGGTTCGGTTCTTGAAGATTGTACTCATGGCGTTTCACCTCCAACCCCAGCCACTTTGTCTTAACTTTATCAGCCGCATCCTGCGGGGCGGGACGTGTAGATGGATGCCAAGTTGCCAGTATGTAATCATCGCATCCCAATGTGTAAGCGACATAGCGGGAACGCATCAAGGCTTCAGCGCTGGGGGCAGGCGTGTTGCCCTCGATATAATACCCGCAACAGTCTGTGAATTTT
This genomic interval from Candidatus Nitrotoga sp. AM1P contains the following:
- a CDS encoding YchJ family protein, with translation MAGLIDMQARCACGNNKKFTDCCGYYIEGNTPAPSAEALMRSRYVAYTLGCDDYILATWHPSTRPAPQDAADKVKTKWLGLEVKRHEYNLQEPNRAIVEFVARYKVGGRAHRLHEVSRFVREGERWFYVDGDIR